The following are from one region of the Desulfurellaceae bacterium genome:
- a CDS encoding TIGR03668 family PPOX class F420-dependent oxidoreductase, protein MPELITQPVRRFIDAHQVARLATAGQDGEPHVIPFCYAYDGRHFYFVVDQKPKRQTGKPLKRIQNMLENPQAALVIDDYADDWTQLAYVMVRGTTALVEDRAEYDRVLALLRGRYPQYRAMELHFGHNAMVRITPTKVNAWGKINS, encoded by the coding sequence ATGCCCGAGCTGATTACCCAACCCGTGCGGCGCTTTATTGACGCCCACCAGGTGGCCCGGCTGGCAACCGCCGGTCAGGACGGCGAGCCCCACGTCATCCCGTTCTGTTATGCGTATGACGGCCGACACTTCTACTTCGTGGTCGATCAAAAGCCCAAGCGCCAGACCGGGAAACCGCTCAAGCGGATTCAGAACATGCTGGAGAATCCGCAGGCCGCGCTGGTCATTGACGATTACGCCGATGACTGGACCCAACTGGCGTATGTGATGGTGCGCGGCACGACCGCCCTGGTTGAAGACCGGGCCGAGTATGACCGGGTGCTGGCCCTGCTGCGTGGACGCTATCCGCAGTACCGGGCGATGGAGCTGCACTTTGGCCACAACGCCATGGTGCGCATTACCCCCACCAAGGTGAACGCCTGGGGCAAGATTAACTCATGA
- a CDS encoding aspartate aminotransferase family protein codes for MSSLRDDFLRFVCQTSPEPMGIEVASASGCVVLDTDGCEYLDLLSGIGVASIGHAHPAVIRAVQDQAARYLHTMVYGEYIQAPQVRLARRLAELTPDLLSVTYFTNSGTEAVEGALKTARKFTGRSHLVSFVGSFHGDTLGSVSVGGNPTYRTPFEPLLPRVTFLPFNDSAALDAIDDSVAAVIIEPIQGEGGVRIPDAAFLPALRRRCSEVGAVLIFDEVITGFGRTGKVFAAEHWGVVPDILVLAKALGGGMPLGAFMSRPDIMQTLSVDPPLAHVTTFGGHPVCCAAGLAALDVMFADRLPQRAEEKGGEFMTKLRALVGRGGLTGVRGRGLLIGLDFSEPAATQAFVSQCLRNGVVLGWTLHEDTVVRLAPPLVISSAEIDRAVAIMGRALDHEPRPS; via the coding sequence ATGAGTAGCCTGCGCGACGATTTTCTGCGTTTTGTGTGTCAAACCTCGCCCGAACCCATGGGCATCGAGGTGGCCTCGGCCAGCGGCTGCGTGGTGCTTGACACGGACGGCTGCGAGTATCTGGACCTGTTGTCCGGCATCGGCGTGGCCAGCATCGGTCATGCCCATCCGGCCGTGATCCGCGCCGTTCAAGACCAGGCCGCCCGCTACCTGCACACCATGGTCTATGGAGAATACATCCAGGCACCCCAGGTCCGGCTGGCACGGCGCTTGGCCGAGCTAACGCCCGACCTGCTGTCGGTCACCTATTTCACCAACAGCGGGACCGAAGCGGTGGAAGGCGCGCTCAAAACCGCCCGCAAATTCACCGGCCGGTCGCATCTGGTCAGTTTTGTGGGCAGTTTCCACGGCGATACCCTGGGCTCGGTCTCGGTCGGCGGCAATCCGACCTACCGCACCCCGTTTGAGCCGCTGCTGCCACGGGTGACGTTTCTGCCGTTCAACGACAGCGCGGCGCTCGACGCCATTGACGACAGCGTCGCCGCCGTCATCATCGAGCCGATTCAGGGCGAGGGCGGGGTGCGGATACCGGACGCCGCGTTTCTGCCGGCCCTGCGGCGGCGCTGTTCCGAGGTCGGCGCGGTGTTGATCTTTGACGAAGTCATCACCGGTTTCGGGCGGACGGGAAAAGTCTTTGCCGCCGAACATTGGGGGGTCGTGCCCGATATCCTGGTGCTGGCCAAGGCGCTGGGCGGCGGCATGCCGCTCGGCGCATTCATGAGCAGGCCGGACATCATGCAAACCCTGTCGGTTGACCCACCCCTGGCCCATGTGACCACCTTCGGCGGACATCCGGTGTGCTGCGCGGCCGGGCTGGCGGCCCTGGACGTCATGTTCGCAGACCGGCTTCCCCAGCGCGCCGAGGAAAAAGGTGGCGAGTTCATGACCAAACTGCGCGCCCTGGTCGGTCGTGGCGGACTGACCGGAGTCCGGGGCCGGGGCCTGCTGATCGGGCTGGACTTCAGCGAGCCTGCGGCAACCCAGGCTTTTGTCAGCCAGTGTTTGCGCAACGGTGTGGTGCTGGGCTGGACGCTACACGAAGACACGGTCGTGCGCCTGGCCCCGCCCCTGGTCATCTCGTCGGCCGAGATTGATCGGGCGGTGGCGATCATGGGCAGAGCGCTGGACCACGAGCCACGACCGTCATGA